A region from the Paludicola sp. MB14-C6 genome encodes:
- a CDS encoding NUDIX hydrolase, whose protein sequence is MEKQFPTHIVAVFGIVENQNHEILLLKHREKSVWMFPGGQVEIGENLVDALIREAKEESNMDITVNKLFSISSNTCTYQGYNGYGIIPTKVVFGFTCTYIGGEFCDSNETTESCWVSKEKVLDYIKVPDFIEKYKAYLQFNGDIQYLEYITKPQYELKYTHTI, encoded by the coding sequence ATGGAAAAGCAATTTCCAACTCATATTGTTGCTGTATTTGGTATTGTAGAAAATCAAAATCATGAGATTTTACTATTAAAACACCGTGAAAAGTCTGTATGGATGTTTCCTGGCGGTCAAGTAGAAATCGGTGAAAACTTAGTTGATGCTTTAATACGTGAAGCAAAAGAAGAAAGCAATATGGATATTACCGTGAATAAATTGTTTAGTATTTCTTCAAATACTTGTACATATCAAGGATATAATGGTTATGGAATAATACCTACAAAAGTTGTTTTTGGATTCACTTGTACCTATATTGGCGGTGAGTTTTGCGACTCAAATGAAACTACAGAATCATGCTGGGTTTCAAAAGAGAAAGTTTTAGATTATATAAAAGTTCCAGATTTCATTGAAAAATATAAAGCATATTTACAATTCAACGGTGACATTCAATATTTAGAATATATAACAAAACCTCAATATGAATTAAAATACACTCACACAATATAA
- a CDS encoding ATP-dependent nuclease: MSNIKMVINNIKGITRGIIDVPIENGVYCLVGNNGVGKSTIISCLAQLISRHNLGLLGLHDYTQESSVEFFYEEHHDKWHCENKFWKADTFPNTLSFNGTYEGSLFYGIRFRDSKNVDELMENNKICTDDLMNADDYIQETLGKILHNDSSYYTGLKRVRNKTVADKLGLKNTPYFRTVGSSLISQYRMSSGECLLISLLHFIYNSIIRRSLPTNKPILMLMDEIELALHPLAINNLLSVLNELTEQYENLTVILTSHSPEVIRNIKPNNIFKIERIVNSENNFNIVNPCYPSYAIRDVYIHDGFDYLLLVEDELAKIIVKKAIEELNLQNSRLVNVLPVGGWQNVLKLQYELITNNVLGVGKQVFSVLDGDVSDKVGKEFRALKKLFLPVSSVEKYLRNVLFTVPILLVKKQINDNFFPIVSIDALLNNYKSNEEKNAQILKDDYKEDSDGKRLYNYLLKDLKKRKVTEEMFVNGLYTIIKQNVDFSKFYESLKIELN; encoded by the coding sequence GTGAGCAATATCAAAATGGTTATTAACAATATTAAAGGAATTACCAGAGGTATAATAGATGTTCCAATTGAAAACGGTGTTTATTGTTTAGTTGGAAATAATGGTGTTGGAAAGAGTACAATTATATCGTGTTTAGCACAATTAATATCCCGACATAATCTTGGATTGTTAGGTTTACACGACTATACGCAAGAGTCAAGTGTAGAATTCTTTTATGAAGAGCATCATGATAAATGGCACTGTGAAAATAAGTTTTGGAAAGCAGATACATTTCCAAATACTCTTAGTTTCAATGGAACTTACGAGGGCAGTCTATTTTATGGCATTAGATTTAGAGACTCAAAAAACGTCGATGAACTTATGGAGAATAATAAAATATGTACTGATGATCTGATGAATGCTGATGATTATATTCAGGAAACACTCGGGAAAATATTACATAACGATTCGAGTTATTATACAGGATTGAAACGAGTAAGGAACAAAACAGTTGCAGATAAATTAGGACTAAAAAATACTCCATATTTTCGCACTGTAGGCTCATCCTTAATAAGTCAATATCGTATGAGTTCGGGTGAGTGTCTGCTTATTTCACTTCTACATTTTATTTACAATTCTATAATAAGACGTTCATTACCAACTAATAAGCCAATTTTAATGTTAATGGACGAAATAGAATTAGCATTACATCCACTTGCAATTAATAATTTATTGTCCGTTCTTAACGAATTAACAGAACAATATGAAAATCTTACAGTAATTCTTACTTCTCATTCACCTGAAGTTATTAGAAATATTAAACCAAATAATATTTTTAAAATTGAAAGAATAGTAAATAGTGAAAATAATTTTAATATAGTTAATCCTTGTTATCCAAGTTATGCAATAAGAGATGTATATATACATGATGGATTTGATTATCTTTTATTAGTCGAGGATGAACTGGCAAAAATAATAGTAAAAAAAGCCATAGAGGAATTGAATTTGCAAAACAGCAGATTGGTAAATGTACTACCAGTAGGTGGTTGGCAAAACGTACTAAAACTACAGTATGAACTTATTACGAATAATGTCTTAGGTGTAGGGAAACAAGTTTTTAGCGTTTTAGATGGTGATGTATCTGATAAGGTTGGAAAGGAATTTCGTGCATTAAAGAAATTATTTTTGCCTGTTAGTAGTGTGGAAAAATATTTAAGAAATGTATTATTTACTGTTCCAATTTTATTAGTTAAAAAACAAATAAATGATAATTTCTTTCCTATTGTTTCAATAGATGCTTTATTGAATAATTATAAAAGTAATGAGGAGAAAAATGCTCAAATACTCAAAGATGATTATAAAGAAGATTCAGATGGTAAACGATTATACAATTATCTACTGAAAGACTTAAAAAAAAGAAAAGTAACTGAAGAGATGTTTGTTAATGGTTTATATACAATAATTAAACAAAATGTTGATTTTTCCAAGTTTTATGAATCGCTTAAGATAGAACTTAATTAA
- a CDS encoding DUF4417 domain-containing protein, with translation MTEENYNYRTSPFLLRNQFDGEGQFKIPIISKAEFAEEDFLDLLLIGFDRTNLQNNNHLQRMVHFFLYDYKFERVWKNPDNAIEKLKRYKAVLSPDFSMYREMNPTMQMYNTFRNRWCGSYFASKGIPVIPTISWGDMNTYDFCFKGVPKGSTVAVTTYMVSEHNNHSDQKEFFLKGYNEMLRQIEPERIICYNNPFPEMRGNIVFVDYELSSWKYQNDDYIPSKYVDYILGKKPLPNDSPIVIKSGYITGDDISFKGMGSAFGGEWRPSPNKPDDQRLIGKPGNINRTKAKNKHGDEYDRETKIGDNGKAQIERHHSDHGNPNSHSNPHDHNIDWNKGFPYFGKQINYSNGAPEFKNFQTEMMKMEKEYMKIDYSNQDLRFHTISEFEWCMKQGGEVEFCVGERAFGVFPLQQKTINAPSQILICEKYVENQEATEKWYNTADEALEYLIDGVRLRDIITKVEVTDRTI, from the coding sequence ATGACAGAAGAAAACTACAACTATCGTACGAGCCCGTTCCTTTTAAGAAATCAATTTGATGGGGAAGGGCAATTCAAGATTCCGATTATTTCAAAAGCAGAATTTGCAGAGGAAGATTTTCTGGATTTATTGCTGATTGGCTTTGACCGTACCAACCTTCAAAATAACAACCATTTACAAAGAATGGTACACTTTTTTCTATATGATTATAAGTTTGAACGGGTATGGAAAAATCCAGACAATGCTATTGAGAAGTTAAAGCGGTACAAGGCTGTTTTGTCCCCCGATTTTAGTATGTATCGTGAAATGAATCCTACTATGCAGATGTACAACACTTTTCGTAATCGCTGGTGTGGCTCGTACTTTGCCTCAAAAGGAATTCCTGTCATACCTACTATCAGCTGGGGCGATATGAATACCTATGATTTTTGCTTTAAGGGTGTTCCGAAGGGAAGTACGGTTGCAGTAACTACTTATATGGTATCGGAACATAACAACCATTCGGATCAAAAAGAATTTTTTCTGAAAGGCTATAATGAAATGCTCCGACAGATTGAGCCGGAACGAATTATCTGCTATAATAATCCGTTTCCTGAAATGCGAGGCAACATTGTATTTGTAGATTACGAACTTTCTTCTTGGAAATATCAGAATGATGACTACATACCGTCAAAATATGTCGATTACATTTTGGGTAAGAAGCCGCTGCCAAATGATAGCCCGATTGTAATCAAAAGCGGTTATATTACGGGAGATGATATTTCTTTTAAGGGAATGGGGAGTGCTTTTGGCGGGGAGTGGCGACCAAGTCCGAACAAGCCTGATGATCAAAGGTTAATAGGAAAACCTGGAAACATTAACAGGACAAAAGCTAAGAATAAACATGGTGACGAATATGATAGAGAAACAAAAATTGGTGATAACGGAAAAGCTCAGATTGAGCGTCATCATTCCGACCATGGAAACCCAAATTCTCATAGTAATCCGCATGACCATAATATTGATTGGAATAAGGGATTCCCGTATTTTGGTAAACAAATAAATTATTCGAATGGTGCTCCCGAATTTAAAAATTTTCAAACGGAGATGATGAAAATGGAAAAAGAGTATATGAAAATTGATTATTCCAATCAGGATCTAAGATTTCATACCATTAGCGAGTTTGAGTGGTGTATGAAACAAGGCGGGGAAGTAGAGTTTTGTGTAGGTGAAAGAGCTTTTGGGGTTTTTCCACTTCAACAGAAAACTATTAATGCTCCATCCCAAATTCTCATTTGCGAAAAATATGTTGAAAATCAAGAAGCAACAGAAAAATGGTACAATACAGCCGACGAAGCTTTAGAATATTTAATTGATGGTGTTCGTCTGCGTGATATTATAACAAAGGTGGAAGTAACAGATCGCACAATCTAA
- a CDS encoding oligosaccharide flippase family protein yields the protein MDNTYHNSNNSSIPVRKRRFIKDALILTVIVIAMRAVGTAFMIYISNMIGAEGIGLYQLTFSVYLLFITLSTSGISLAVTRIVSEQIAMKNTIAAKCAFKRCILISIIISIISGLLLFFLAEPLSIHVVKDTRTITALKLLAVGLPFLSIGSAIRGFFLGLQKGVKAASTDIVEQFVQIIATIPILIYAVPKGLEAACCGLIIGATISEIFSCIYAVILYKIEKMPLVGRKAKGTNKQIFSIAIPIAISSYIRSALTSIENILVPRGLRQFGQTSGEALSQYGMIKGMAMPLLYFPSAILSAFSNLLVPEVSAANALKSKKRIDYIVNKCFKVTLIFAFLIMGIFICFYKEIGLAFYKDAKVGSLLLVFAPLVPLMYLDMVVDSILKGLNQQMSSMKYNTADSALRALIIFFLVPLLGLKGYVIMLYFGTIFNALLSINRLIVVSKIRFHFVQWVLLPCTAIALACLFTKFFVHTGIFFSMIMVCVCYMALLMFMGCITKRDWAWAIHVFYKK from the coding sequence TTGGATAATACATATCATAACTCAAATAATTCATCTATACCTGTACGAAAAAGGCGATTTATCAAAGACGCATTAATATTAACGGTTATCGTAATTGCAATGAGAGCGGTTGGTACTGCTTTCATGATTTATATTTCGAACATGATTGGTGCAGAAGGTATTGGTCTTTACCAATTGACTTTCTCTGTTTATTTATTATTTATTACCCTTTCCACCTCAGGTATCAGCTTAGCGGTAACACGTATTGTTTCAGAGCAAATCGCCATGAAAAACACCATTGCGGCTAAATGTGCTTTTAAGCGATGTATTTTAATCAGCATTATCATCAGCATTATTTCAGGGTTATTATTATTTTTCCTTGCTGAACCTCTTAGCATTCATGTTGTAAAAGATACTCGTACTATTACAGCGTTAAAGTTATTGGCGGTTGGACTTCCATTTTTAAGTATCGGTTCAGCAATAAGAGGCTTTTTCCTAGGTTTACAAAAGGGCGTAAAAGCAGCTAGTACCGATATTGTTGAACAATTCGTTCAAATTATTGCTACGATTCCTATTTTGATATATGCAGTACCCAAAGGCTTAGAAGCAGCTTGCTGTGGCTTGATCATTGGCGCTACGATATCAGAAATATTCTCCTGTATCTATGCTGTAATCCTCTATAAAATAGAGAAAATGCCTTTAGTAGGGCGTAAAGCCAAAGGAACAAATAAACAAATTTTTTCTATTGCTATCCCGATTGCAATTAGTTCATATATTCGATCTGCATTAACTTCAATTGAAAACATTCTTGTTCCTAGAGGTTTGAGACAATTTGGGCAAACCTCAGGCGAAGCCTTGTCTCAATATGGTATGATTAAAGGAATGGCTATGCCACTTTTATATTTTCCCTCTGCTATTCTTTCTGCATTTTCCAATCTGCTGGTTCCTGAAGTTTCAGCAGCTAATGCACTAAAGAGTAAAAAGCGAATTGATTATATTGTCAATAAATGCTTTAAAGTCACATTAATCTTTGCTTTTTTAATCATGGGGATTTTTATATGCTTTTATAAAGAAATCGGATTGGCTTTTTACAAAGATGCTAAAGTCGGCTCGCTATTGCTGGTTTTTGCTCCGCTTGTTCCACTCATGTATCTTGATATGGTAGTGGATAGTATCTTAAAAGGTTTAAATCAACAAATGAGTTCCATGAAATATAATACTGCTGATTCAGCATTACGAGCATTGATTATCTTTTTCCTTGTTCCCCTGCTTGGGCTGAAAGGTTATGTTATCATGCTTTATTTTGGTACCATATTCAATGCGTTATTGAGTATCAATCGTTTGATTGTTGTTAGCAAAATACGATTTCACTTTGTTCAATGGGTGCTTTTACCGTGTACCGCTATTGCACTGGCTTGTCTTTTTACAAAGTTCTTTGTTCATACCGGCATCTTTTTCAGTATGATAATGGTATGCGTTTGTTATATGGCTCTTTTGATGTTTATGGGGTGTATTACAAAGCGAGATTGGGCATGGGCAATTCATGTTTTTTATAAAAAATAA
- a CDS encoding flavin reductase: MDDTAVFKLSYGVFYLGCEDKGQKNVCVVNTVIQVTQEPLKVAVTVLKTSKTHDMIASSKKYSVGIMGENASMETIRHFGMQSGHQVDKLKDFPYKTDMLGNPLIDEGCIATLSCKVYEEVDLGTHTMFIADLVDAHNVSNEKPLTYSQYRENRINGTKKETQSNEATQPQKEIWQCTVCHYIYDGDIPFEDLPDDYVCPICKKPKSVFKKV, from the coding sequence ATGGATGATACAGCAGTTTTCAAATTATCTTATGGCGTGTTTTATTTAGGATGCGAAGATAAAGGGCAAAAGAATGTGTGCGTTGTGAATACTGTAATTCAAGTTACACAAGAGCCATTAAAAGTAGCGGTAACGGTTTTGAAAACAAGTAAAACCCACGATATGATTGCAAGTTCAAAAAAATACAGCGTTGGTATCATGGGCGAAAATGCATCTATGGAAACAATCCGTCATTTTGGTATGCAAAGTGGGCATCAAGTGGACAAATTAAAAGACTTTCCTTATAAAACCGATATGCTTGGGAATCCTCTTATTGATGAAGGATGCATAGCAACATTATCCTGCAAAGTATACGAAGAGGTCGATTTAGGCACACATACTATGTTTATTGCAGATTTAGTTGACGCTCATAACGTAAGTAATGAAAAACCACTTACTTATAGTCAATATCGTGAAAATCGAATTAATGGAACGAAAAAAGAAACGCAATCGAATGAGGCGACGCAACCACAAAAAGAAATATGGCAATGTACAGTCTGTCATTATATTTATGATGGTGATATTCCATTTGAAGACCTTCCTGATGACTATGTTTGCCCAATATGTAAGAAACCAAAATCAGTATTTAAAAAGGTATAG